The Cellulomonas sp. P24 genome contains a region encoding:
- a CDS encoding glycosyltransferase family 4 protein — translation MTADQRRLRIGIVCPYSFDVPGGVQFHVRDLAESLIERGHEVSVLAPADDDTPIPDYMTSAGRAVPVRYNGSVARMTFGPLTAARVRRWLAAGEFDVLHLHEPVTPSLGMLALWIADGPIVATFHTALIRSRPLQMAYPLVRQSMEKISARIAVSEDARRTLIEHLGGDAVVIPNGVNVASFRDAVADPRWTGTADAPTIAFLGRLDEPRKGLPVLLGAVPEVLRHHPGARFLIAGRGDTGPEEARELLGDDARAVEFLGPLTDAEKAALLSSVTVYCGPQTGGESFGIVLVEAMSAGACVVASDLGAFRRVLEDGASGVLFTTGDSHSLAQTLSATLSDPAARATVVARAGEAVIRYDWSSVTTEVLTVYEMAVAVQGATSVREDPTSVRGSRGLGAVTRGVRR, via the coding sequence ATGACGGCCGACCAGCGCCGGCTGCGCATCGGGATCGTGTGCCCGTACTCGTTCGACGTGCCGGGCGGTGTGCAGTTCCACGTGCGGGACCTGGCGGAGTCGTTGATCGAGCGCGGACACGAGGTCTCCGTCCTCGCCCCGGCCGACGACGACACCCCGATCCCCGACTACATGACGTCCGCCGGGCGCGCGGTACCGGTCCGGTACAACGGGTCGGTCGCCCGGATGACCTTCGGCCCGCTCACGGCCGCCCGGGTCCGGCGATGGCTCGCGGCCGGCGAGTTCGACGTGCTGCACCTCCACGAGCCGGTGACGCCGAGCCTCGGGATGCTTGCGCTGTGGATCGCCGACGGGCCGATCGTCGCGACGTTCCACACCGCGCTCATCCGGTCCCGCCCGCTGCAGATGGCCTACCCGTTGGTCCGCCAGAGCATGGAGAAGATCTCGGCCCGTATCGCGGTGTCGGAGGACGCTCGGCGGACGTTGATCGAGCACCTGGGCGGCGATGCGGTGGTCATCCCGAACGGGGTGAACGTGGCGAGCTTCCGGGACGCCGTCGCGGACCCGCGCTGGACGGGCACGGCCGACGCACCGACGATCGCGTTCCTCGGCCGCCTCGACGAACCACGCAAGGGGCTCCCGGTCCTGCTGGGGGCCGTCCCCGAGGTGCTCCGTCACCATCCCGGCGCGCGGTTCCTGATCGCCGGGCGCGGCGACACCGGTCCCGAGGAGGCCCGGGAGCTGCTCGGCGACGACGCGCGCGCGGTCGAGTTCCTCGGGCCGCTCACGGACGCGGAGAAGGCAGCCCTGCTGAGCTCGGTGACCGTGTACTGCGGGCCGCAGACGGGTGGCGAGAGCTTCGGGATCGTCCTCGTGGAGGCGATGAGCGCGGGGGCCTGCGTGGTGGCGAGCGACCTGGGTGCGTTCCGTCGCGTCCTCGAGGACGGCGCGTCCGGTGTGCTGTTCACCACCGGCGACAGCCACTCCCTCGCGCAGACGCTCAGTGCGACGCTCAGCGACCCGGCGGCTCGTGCCACGGTGGTCGCCCGGGCCGGCGAGGCGGTCATCCGCTACGACTGGTCCTCCGTGACGACCGAGGTGCTCACGGTCTACGAGATGGCGGTCGCGGTCCAGGGCGCGACGAGCGTGCGTGAGGACCCGACGTCCGTCCGCGGCTCGCGTGGCCTCGGCGCGGTCACCCGAGGGGTCCGCCGATGA
- the pdxS gene encoding pyridoxal 5'-phosphate synthase lyase subunit PdxS, which produces MSSENTESVVGTAKVKRGMAEMLKGGVIMDVVTPEQAKIAEDAGAVAVMALERVPADIRAQGGVARMSDPDLIDGIIAQVSIPVMAKARIGHFVEAQVLQSLGVDYVDESEVLTPADYAHHIDKWRFTVPFVCGATNLGEALRRITEGAAMIRSKGEAGTGDVSNATTHMRTLRDEIRRLTTLPEDELYLAAKELQAPYELVKEVAVAGKLPVVLFTAGGIATPADAAMMMQLGAEGVFVGSGIFKSGNPEQRAAAIVKATTFYDDPDVIASVSRGLGEAMVGINVDDVPVPHRLADRGW; this is translated from the coding sequence GTGAGCAGCGAGAACACCGAGTCCGTCGTCGGCACAGCCAAGGTCAAGCGCGGCATGGCCGAGATGCTCAAGGGCGGCGTCATCATGGACGTCGTCACGCCCGAGCAGGCGAAGATCGCCGAAGACGCGGGCGCCGTCGCGGTCATGGCTCTCGAGCGGGTACCGGCGGACATCCGCGCGCAGGGTGGGGTCGCGCGGATGAGCGACCCGGACCTGATCGACGGCATCATCGCGCAGGTCTCGATCCCGGTGATGGCGAAGGCCCGGATCGGCCACTTCGTCGAGGCCCAGGTGCTGCAGTCGCTCGGTGTCGACTACGTCGACGAGTCCGAGGTCCTCACCCCGGCCGACTACGCCCACCACATCGACAAGTGGCGCTTCACGGTGCCGTTCGTGTGCGGTGCGACGAACCTCGGCGAGGCGTTGCGCCGCATCACCGAGGGCGCTGCGATGATCCGCTCCAAGGGTGAGGCCGGCACGGGTGACGTGTCGAACGCCACGACGCACATGCGCACCCTCCGTGACGAGATCCGCCGCCTGACGACCCTTCCGGAGGACGAGCTCTACCTTGCGGCCAAGGAGCTCCAGGCGCCGTACGAGCTGGTCAAGGAGGTCGCCGTGGCCGGGAAGCTGCCGGTCGTGCTGTTCACGGCCGGCGGCATCGCGACCCCCGCGGACGCGGCGATGATGATGCAGCTCGGCGCCGAGGGTGTGTTCGTCGGGTCGGGGATCTTCAAGTCCGGCAACCCTGAGCAGCGCGCCGCGGCCATCGTCAAGGCGACCACGTTCTACGACGACCCCGACGTGATCGCGAGCGTCTCGCGCGGCCTCGGCGAGGCGATGGTCGGGATCAACGTGGACGACGTGCCGGTCCCGCACCGGCTGGCCGACCGGGGCTGGTGA